One part of the Streptomyces ferrugineus genome encodes these proteins:
- the egtB gene encoding ergothioneine biosynthesis protein EgtB: protein MTDPAFDVDTLRERALTTLTTARARTTLLTSCVEDPDLTAQHSPLMSPLVWDLAHIGNQEEQWLLRAVAGREAMRPEIDGLYDAFEHPRAERPSLPLLPPGEARNYAAEVRGRVLDILESTAFHGTRLTEAGFAFGMIAQHEQQHDETMLITHQLRRGPQALTAPDPDPVPLFTGPSEVLVPGGPFTMGTSTEPWALDNERPAHRREVAPFHIDTTPVTNAAYQAFIEDGGYDTEHWWTPEGWAHIRQHSIHAPLFWHRDGRQWLRRRFGVTEVVPPDEPVLHVCWYEADAYARWAGRRLPTEAEWEKAARHDPAGDRSMRYPWGDADPAPVHANLGQRHLRPAPAGSYPEGESPLGVRQLIGDVWEWTASDFLPYPGFQAFPYKEYSEVFFGPEYKVLRGGSFAVDAVACRGTFRNWDYPIRRQIFSGFRTARSAGDA, encoded by the coding sequence ATGACCGACCCCGCTTTCGACGTCGACACGCTCCGCGAGCGGGCGCTGACCACCCTGACCACCGCCCGTGCCCGCACCACCCTGCTCACCTCCTGTGTCGAGGACCCCGACCTGACCGCCCAGCACTCGCCGCTGATGTCGCCGCTGGTGTGGGACCTCGCGCACATCGGCAACCAGGAGGAGCAGTGGCTGCTGCGGGCGGTCGCCGGGCGGGAGGCGATGCGGCCCGAGATCGACGGCCTCTACGACGCCTTCGAGCACCCGCGCGCCGAACGCCCCTCGCTGCCGCTGCTGCCGCCGGGCGAGGCCCGGAACTACGCGGCCGAGGTGCGCGGTCGGGTGCTGGACATCCTGGAGAGCACCGCGTTCCACGGGACGCGGCTGACCGAGGCGGGCTTCGCCTTCGGGATGATCGCGCAGCACGAGCAGCAGCACGACGAGACGATGCTGATCACCCATCAGCTCCGCAGGGGGCCGCAAGCCCTGACCGCCCCCGACCCGGATCCGGTGCCCCTGTTCACGGGGCCGTCCGAAGTCCTGGTCCCCGGCGGCCCGTTCACCATGGGCACCTCCACCGAACCCTGGGCGCTGGACAACGAACGCCCGGCGCACCGGCGCGAGGTGGCGCCGTTCCACATCGACACCACGCCGGTGACGAACGCCGCGTACCAGGCGTTCATCGAGGACGGCGGCTACGACACCGAACACTGGTGGACGCCGGAGGGCTGGGCGCACATCCGGCAGCACTCGATCCACGCCCCGCTGTTCTGGCACCGGGACGGCAGGCAGTGGCTCCGGCGCCGCTTCGGCGTCACCGAGGTCGTGCCGCCGGACGAGCCGGTGCTGCACGTGTGCTGGTACGAGGCGGACGCCTACGCCCGTTGGGCCGGGCGGCGGCTGCCCACCGAGGCCGAGTGGGAGAAGGCGGCCCGCCACGACCCGGCCGGTGACCGCTCGATGCGCTACCCGTGGGGCGACGCCGATCCCGCGCCGGTCCACGCCAACCTCGGCCAGCGGCATCTGCGCCCGGCGCCGGCGGGCAGCTACCCGGAGGGCGAGTCGCCGCTCGGCGTACGGCAGTTGATCGGTGACGTGTGGGAGTGGACGGCGAGCGACTTCCTGCCGTACCCGGGGTTCCAGGCCTTCCCGTACAAGGAGTACTCGGAGGTGTTCTTCGGTCCCGAGTACAAGGTGCTGCGCGGCGGTTCGTTCGCCGTGGACGCGGTGGCCTGCCGGGGCACGTTCCGCAACTGGGACTATCCGATACGGCGGCAGATCTTCTCCGGGTTCCGCACGGCCCGCTCGGCGGGAGACGCCTGA
- the egtA gene encoding ergothioneine biosynthesis glutamate--cysteine ligase EgtA — MSDSVSGCTEQPRTAVTEAEVEALVRGICFKTGPPRTLGVEVEWLVHELRSPRLPVTPERLEAAYAALRTVPLRSALTVEPGGQLELSSPPAASLMECIGTVSADLDAARAVLREHGLALVGIGNDPWHSPRRFLRQPRYDAMEAYLDRAGPAGRAMMCTSASVQVCLDAGYDEPGTLGHGRRWWLAHQLGAVLVAAFANSPLAGSEPTGWLSTRQLLWMEIGPGRAGAPPLNGDPRAVWARHVLDAPVMCVRREGGPWDVPDGLSFREWTRSGAPGSRAPGSGVPRPPTQEDLDYHLTTLFPPVRPRGHLELRMIDAQPGEDGWIVPLAVTTALFDDPEAAETAYRAVKPLAERALSLPAPHNPLWTDAARSGLADPELREVADTCFAAALQALPRLGATAEVMDAVAAYQDRYVARGRCPADDLLDELYGTDRTLHGKDIRT; from the coding sequence ATGTCCGATTCGGTCAGTGGCTGTACGGAGCAGCCTCGCACCGCGGTCACCGAAGCCGAGGTGGAGGCCCTGGTCCGGGGCATCTGCTTCAAGACCGGCCCACCCCGCACGCTCGGGGTCGAAGTGGAATGGCTCGTCCATGAGCTGCGCAGCCCGCGGCTCCCCGTGACACCCGAACGACTCGAAGCGGCCTACGCCGCACTGCGGACCGTGCCCCTGAGGTCGGCGCTCACCGTCGAACCCGGCGGCCAGCTGGAGCTGAGCTCGCCGCCCGCCGCCTCCCTGATGGAGTGCATCGGTACCGTCTCCGCCGACCTCGACGCCGCCCGCGCGGTCCTGCGCGAGCACGGTCTCGCTCTGGTCGGCATCGGCAACGATCCCTGGCACTCGCCCCGCCGTTTCCTGCGCCAGCCGCGCTATGACGCGATGGAGGCGTATCTGGACCGTGCGGGTCCGGCCGGCCGCGCCATGATGTGCACCTCGGCCTCCGTCCAGGTGTGCCTGGACGCCGGATACGACGAGCCCGGCACCCTCGGGCACGGGCGGCGCTGGTGGCTGGCGCACCAGCTCGGCGCGGTCCTGGTCGCCGCGTTCGCCAACTCCCCGCTGGCCGGGAGCGAGCCCACCGGCTGGCTCTCCACCCGGCAGCTGCTGTGGATGGAGATCGGCCCGGGCCGCGCGGGCGCTCCCCCGCTGAACGGCGATCCTCGGGCCGTCTGGGCGCGGCACGTCCTGGACGCGCCGGTGATGTGCGTGCGCCGGGAGGGTGGCCCGTGGGACGTCCCGGACGGGCTGTCGTTCCGGGAGTGGACCAGATCGGGGGCGCCCGGATCGAGGGCGCCCGGATCGGGGGTGCCCAGACCGCCCACGCAGGAGGATCTCGACTACCACCTCACGACACTGTTCCCGCCGGTCAGACCGCGTGGCCATCTGGAACTGCGCATGATCGACGCCCAGCCCGGCGAGGACGGCTGGATCGTGCCGCTCGCCGTGACGACCGCGCTCTTCGACGACCCGGAGGCGGCCGAGACCGCCTACCGCGCCGTGAAGCCGCTGGCCGAGCGCGCGCTGTCGCTGCCCGCGCCGCACAACCCGCTGTGGACCGACGCGGCCCGCTCGGGCCTCGCCGACCCGGAGCTGCGGGAGGTGGCGGACACCTGTTTCGCGGCGGCGCTACAGGCCCTGCCCCGGCTGGGGGCCACGGCCGAGGTCATGGACGCGGTGGCGGCGTACCAGGACCGCTATGTCGCAAGGGGCCGCTGCCCCGCCGACGACCTGCTGGACGAGCTCTACGGCACGGACCGCACCCTGCATGGGAAGGACATCCGCACATGA
- a CDS encoding TIGR02452 family protein, with translation MSARLRGIARQTEQIVAAGGYRAPGGHEVTIGAAIEAARAGTRMYGPGPLPLPRISRMETFFEVTGESSLEAARRLGAGTAALNFASARNPGGGFLNGAQAQEEALCRASALYTCLIEAREFYDHHRAHRDAFYTDRVIHSPGVPVFRDDRGGLLDEPYTAGFLTAAAPNAGVIRRRTPERTGELPRALAIRAERVLETAAVHGYRRLVLGAWGCGVFQNDPAQVAGAFRGLLGPGGRFAGAFEHVVFGILDRTPDSPVRAAFARAFPEPQVQP, from the coding sequence ATGAGCGCGCGCCTGCGCGGGATCGCGCGGCAGACGGAACAGATCGTGGCGGCGGGCGGCTACCGCGCGCCCGGCGGCCATGAGGTGACCATCGGCGCGGCGATCGAGGCGGCGCGGGCCGGTACGCGCATGTACGGGCCCGGGCCGCTGCCGCTGCCCCGGATCTCCCGCATGGAGACGTTCTTCGAGGTCACGGGCGAGAGCAGCCTGGAGGCGGCCCGTCGGCTCGGCGCCGGGACCGCCGCATTGAACTTCGCCTCGGCCCGCAACCCGGGCGGCGGCTTCCTGAACGGCGCCCAGGCCCAGGAAGAGGCCCTGTGCCGCGCCTCCGCGCTGTACACCTGCCTGATCGAGGCCCGTGAGTTCTACGACCACCACCGCGCCCACCGCGACGCGTTCTACACGGACCGCGTCATCCACTCACCCGGCGTCCCCGTCTTCCGGGACGACCGAGGCGGCCTGCTGGACGAGCCGTACACGGCCGGCTTCCTGACCGCCGCCGCCCCGAACGCGGGCGTCATACGGCGCAGGACACCCGAGCGCACGGGCGAGTTGCCGCGGGCCCTGGCGATCCGCGCCGAGCGCGTGCTGGAGACGGCCGCCGTGCACGGATACCGGCGGCTGGTGCTGGGCGCCTGGGGCTGCGGGGTGTTCCAGAACGACCCCGCGCAGGTGGCGGGGGCGTTCCGGGGACTGCTCGGGCCCGGCGGACGGTTCGCCGGGGCCTTCGAGCACGTGGTGTTCGGGATCCTGGACCGCACACCCGACAGCCCGGTGCGCGCCGCGTTCGCCCGGGCGTTCCCGGAGCCTCAGGTCCAGCCGTAG
- a CDS encoding type II toxin-antitoxin system PemK/MazF family toxin → MSTLTDENVPGRSGPTATTEADPRAVGKVRTEYSPAHDGDPDPGEIVWTWVPFEENDGRGKDRPVLVVAREARGTFLAVQLSSKRHDGDREWVAIGSGPWDRSGRDSWVDVDRILRLHEQGMRREACALDRGRFNLVRRRLHERYGWT, encoded by the coding sequence GTGAGCACCCTTACCGACGAGAACGTACCGGGCCGCTCCGGCCCCACCGCCACCACCGAGGCCGACCCCCGCGCGGTCGGCAAGGTGCGCACGGAGTACTCCCCCGCGCACGACGGCGACCCCGACCCCGGCGAGATCGTGTGGACCTGGGTTCCCTTTGAGGAGAACGACGGCAGGGGCAAGGACCGCCCCGTGCTCGTCGTCGCACGGGAGGCCCGCGGCACGTTCCTCGCCGTGCAGTTGTCGAGCAAACGGCATGACGGGGACCGGGAGTGGGTCGCTATCGGCAGCGGCCCGTGGGACCGATCGGGGCGCGACTCCTGGGTCGACGTGGACCGCATCCTCCGGCTGCACGAGCAGGGCATGCGCCGGGAGGCATGCGCCCTGGACCGGGGGCGGTTCAACCTGGTCAGGCGGCGGCTGCACGAGCGCTACGGCTGGACCTGA
- a CDS encoding amidase: protein MTPDRAAGLAESARALAGGEVTSQSLVAGALARIEASQESLNAFRVVRSEAALAEAAAADEKLAAGLRLPLLGVPVAVKDDMNVAGEPTAFGCRGEFPPVAEDGEAVRRLRAAGAVIVGKTNTCELGQWPFTEGPAFGATRNPWHRDHTPGGSSGGSAAAVAAGLVPAALGSDGAGSVRIPASWTHLIGIKPQRGRISTWPRGESFKGITVNGSLARTVADAALLLDAAAGNHELDPHRPPAVDACEAVGRDPGRLRVALSLRPPFTAVPARLDPQVRARIVQLAEKLSALGHHVEEADPPYGQIGLTFVPRATAGIAEWADEVPFPALLDPRTRSAARLGRLLGGLPLRAARRAEAVLHRRIGRFYESYDVVLAPTTAAPPPRIGAMLGLGGFATDRAMIAACPYAWPWNVLGWPGVNVPAGFVGDLPVGGQLLGPANSEPLLISLAAQLESELRWHELWPPQRGETAPSAVIPNGKVPLDEK, encoded by the coding sequence ATGACGCCCGACCGTGCCGCAGGCCTGGCCGAGTCCGCCCGTGCGCTGGCCGGCGGGGAGGTGACGTCGCAGTCCCTCGTCGCCGGGGCGCTCGCGCGGATCGAGGCGAGCCAGGAGTCCCTGAACGCCTTCCGGGTGGTGCGCTCCGAGGCCGCTCTCGCCGAGGCGGCGGCCGCGGACGAGAAGCTCGCGGCCGGGCTGCGCCTGCCGCTGCTCGGTGTGCCGGTCGCGGTGAAGGACGACATGAACGTCGCGGGCGAACCGACCGCGTTCGGCTGCCGCGGGGAGTTCCCGCCGGTCGCCGAGGACGGGGAGGCGGTACGGCGGCTGCGGGCGGCCGGGGCCGTGATCGTCGGCAAGACCAACACCTGTGAGCTGGGACAGTGGCCGTTCACCGAGGGGCCCGCCTTCGGCGCCACCCGCAATCCATGGCACCGGGACCACACGCCGGGCGGCTCGTCCGGCGGTTCGGCCGCCGCCGTCGCCGCCGGGCTGGTCCCCGCCGCGCTCGGCTCGGACGGCGCCGGCTCGGTGCGGATCCCCGCGTCCTGGACCCACCTCATCGGCATCAAACCGCAGCGCGGGCGCATCTCCACCTGGCCGCGCGGCGAGTCCTTCAAGGGCATCACCGTCAACGGCTCCCTCGCCCGTACGGTCGCCGACGCGGCCCTCCTGCTGGACGCCGCCGCCGGCAACCACGAACTCGACCCCCACCGACCGCCCGCGGTCGACGCCTGCGAGGCCGTCGGCCGCGACCCCGGCCGGCTGCGCGTCGCGCTCTCCCTCAGGCCGCCATTCACCGCCGTGCCCGCCCGACTCGATCCGCAGGTGCGGGCCAGGATCGTCCAACTCGCCGAGAAGCTCAGCGCGTTGGGGCACCATGTCGAGGAGGCCGATCCGCCGTACGGCCAGATCGGGCTGACCTTCGTCCCGCGTGCGACGGCCGGTATCGCCGAGTGGGCCGACGAAGTCCCCTTCCCCGCGCTGCTCGACCCGCGCACCCGCAGCGCCGCCCGCCTCGGCCGGCTTCTCGGCGGGCTCCCGCTGCGGGCGGCGCGGCGTGCGGAGGCGGTCCTGCACCGTCGTATCGGCAGGTTCTACGAGTCGTACGACGTCGTCCTCGCGCCCACAACGGCCGCTCCCCCGCCCCGGATCGGCGCGATGCTCGGCCTCGGCGGCTTCGCCACCGACCGGGCGATGATCGCGGCCTGCCCCTACGCCTGGCCGTGGAACGTGCTGGGCTGGCCCGGTGTCAACGTCCCCGCCGGGTTCGTGGGCGATCTGCCCGTCGGCGGGCAGTTGCTCGGGCCGGCGAACAGCGAGCCGCTGTTGATCTCGCTGGCCGCGCAGTTGGAGTCGGAGCTGCGGTGGCACGAGCTGTGGCCGCCGCAGCGGGGGGAGACGGCGCCCAGCGCGGTCATCCCGAACGGGAAGGTGCCGTTGGACGAGAAGTGA
- a CDS encoding glycoside hydrolase family 43 protein, protein MTRRPHTPSRRTLLRAMAAVPASALILGEAPGLLGTALAAAPPNGSATRYSIVPFLNSNDGTVNVYQSDDATDFRLVRASAYTPPSNRIRDASIIRHTDGYYYITYTTHTWQDTSTTIGFARSSDRVNWTFLYDYPVPIAGLSRAWAPEWFVDSDGSVNVIVSCSTANDQWIFTPYLLRATNSALTAWSSPLALSGIGANHIDTYIVKIGSTYHAFTKNETTKYIEYATASSLTGPYTISRTGDWAGWGSYREGPSVIQLDNGAWRMFFDGYGDGTYYYSDSYDTFATWSAPAALPVVSGTARHFTVIKETVSGGPALAKNVTRSFRSGNYSTRYWQTQSSLLNLPVVSGSSTTAEKRAATFTVVAGLADANGCSFRDASGNYLRHYDFRARFDPNDGTSIFAQDATFIARAGAQSGSIRFESYNYPGCYLRHYSYQLRVDRTDGTELFRQDSSFVPVAAWA, encoded by the coding sequence GTGACCAGACGTCCCCACACCCCGTCCCGCCGCACCCTGCTGCGCGCGATGGCCGCCGTGCCGGCCTCGGCGCTGATCCTGGGCGAGGCCCCCGGTCTGCTCGGCACCGCGCTGGCGGCCGCCCCGCCGAACGGCTCGGCCACCCGCTACTCGATCGTGCCGTTCCTGAACAGCAACGACGGGACCGTGAACGTCTACCAGTCGGACGACGCCACCGACTTCCGTCTGGTCAGGGCCTCCGCGTACACACCGCCGAGCAACCGCATCCGCGACGCGAGCATCATCAGGCACACCGACGGCTACTACTACATCACCTACACGACCCACACCTGGCAGGACACCAGCACCACCATCGGCTTCGCGCGCAGCAGCGACCGGGTCAACTGGACGTTCCTGTACGACTACCCGGTCCCGATCGCGGGCCTCTCCCGCGCCTGGGCGCCGGAGTGGTTCGTCGACAGCGACGGCAGCGTGAACGTGATCGTGTCGTGCTCGACCGCCAACGACCAGTGGATCTTCACGCCGTATCTGCTGAGGGCGACGAACTCCGCGCTGACGGCGTGGAGTTCACCTCTCGCGCTGTCCGGCATCGGCGCGAACCACATCGACACGTACATCGTGAAGATCGGCTCCACCTACCACGCCTTCACCAAGAACGAGACGACCAAGTACATCGAGTACGCGACGGCGTCGTCGCTGACCGGCCCCTACACCATCTCGAGGACCGGCGACTGGGCGGGCTGGGGCAGCTACCGCGAGGGCCCGTCCGTGATCCAGCTCGACAACGGCGCCTGGCGGATGTTCTTCGACGGCTACGGCGACGGCACGTACTACTACAGCGACAGCTACGACACGTTCGCCACCTGGTCGGCCCCGGCCGCACTGCCGGTCGTCTCCGGCACCGCCCGCCACTTCACGGTCATCAAGGAGACGGTCTCGGGCGGCCCGGCCCTGGCGAAGAACGTCACCCGCTCCTTCCGGTCGGGCAACTACTCCACCCGCTACTGGCAGACGCAGTCCTCCCTGCTCAACCTCCCGGTGGTCAGCGGCTCCAGCACCACCGCCGAGAAGCGGGCCGCCACCTTCACGGTCGTGGCCGGCCTCGCCGACGCCAACGGCTGCTCCTTCCGCGACGCCTCCGGCAACTATCTGCGCCACTACGACTTCCGAGCCCGCTTCGACCCGAACGACGGCACGTCGATCTTCGCCCAGGACGCCACGTTCATCGCCCGAGCCGGCGCCCAGAGCGGCTCGATCCGCTTCGAGTCGTACAACTACCCCGGGTGCTACCTGCGGCACTACAGCTACCAACTGCGCGTGGACCGCACGGACGGGACGGAGCTGTTCCGGCAGGACAGTTCGTTTGTGCCGGTGGCGGCCTGGGCCTGA
- a CDS encoding AMP-dependent synthetase/ligase → MSSAQSLLESRPVSVAHLFLSRVRATPDLEAYRYPTPVDDGASSGTEQWHSLTWAQTGARVKVIAAGLLALGVRPEERVAISSTRVEWILADMGVMCAGAAATAVYPSTNADETAYILADSGSRAIFVKNVGQLAKAVAHADRLPGLDHAILFDPQADASPVDGLEVLSLAELEKLGTAYLEEHPDAIEAAVGAIEREQLATLIYTSGTTGRPKGVRLVHDCWSYQGVAQEVSGLLRPDDVQFLWLPLSHVFGKALISGQIRTGHVMAVDGRVDRIITNLPAVRPTVMASAPRIFEKVYNGIASKARAEGGAKYKIFLWAARIARDYARAQQNTVAATARSRVPLWLSVRHALADRLVYRKIRAAFGGNLRGSVSGSAALAPDIGYFFAGAGVPVLEGYGLTETSAACTVNPADDLRVGTVGKPLPGTEVRIADDGEILLRGPGIMRGYHNLPEKTDEVLESDGWFHTGDIGEVDGDGFVRITDRKKDLFKTSGGKYVAPTEIEGRFKAVCPFVSNVLVIGNGRNYCTALIALDETVIMPWAASHDLEGRSYAEVVSSPQVHELIDGFVQRVNGELQRWQTIKKFSVLPRDLDVEHGELTPSLKVKRPVVEREYTKAIEAMYEGSREA, encoded by the coding sequence GTGAGTTCCGCGCAGTCCCTTCTTGAAAGCCGCCCCGTTTCCGTGGCGCACCTCTTCCTCTCAAGAGTCCGGGCCACGCCCGACTTGGAGGCTTACCGCTACCCCACGCCTGTCGACGACGGCGCTTCTTCCGGCACCGAGCAGTGGCACTCGCTGACCTGGGCGCAGACCGGCGCGCGGGTCAAGGTGATCGCGGCCGGCCTTCTTGCACTTGGGGTGCGTCCCGAGGAGCGTGTGGCGATCTCCTCCACTCGCGTGGAATGGATCCTGGCCGACATGGGCGTCATGTGCGCGGGCGCTGCCGCCACCGCCGTCTACCCCAGCACCAATGCCGACGAGACGGCGTACATCCTCGCCGACTCAGGCAGCCGGGCGATCTTCGTCAAGAACGTCGGGCAGCTGGCCAAGGCGGTCGCCCATGCCGACCGCCTGCCCGGCCTCGACCACGCAATCCTCTTCGACCCACAGGCGGACGCCTCACCCGTGGACGGCCTGGAGGTGCTGTCCCTCGCCGAACTCGAGAAGCTCGGCACCGCGTATCTGGAAGAGCACCCTGACGCGATCGAGGCAGCCGTCGGTGCCATCGAGCGGGAACAGCTTGCGACCCTCATCTACACCTCCGGCACGACCGGCCGCCCGAAGGGCGTTCGCCTCGTCCACGACTGCTGGTCCTACCAGGGTGTCGCGCAGGAGGTCAGCGGGCTGCTGCGCCCCGACGACGTGCAGTTCCTCTGGTTGCCGCTGTCCCACGTCTTCGGCAAGGCTCTGATATCCGGCCAGATCAGGACCGGACATGTGATGGCCGTGGACGGGCGTGTCGACCGCATCATCACCAACCTGCCCGCCGTCCGGCCCACCGTGATGGCGTCCGCACCGCGGATCTTCGAGAAGGTCTACAACGGCATCGCGAGCAAGGCGAGGGCAGAGGGCGGCGCCAAGTACAAGATCTTCCTCTGGGCGGCGCGCATCGCCCGCGACTACGCCAGGGCGCAGCAGAACACCGTGGCGGCGACCGCGAGGAGCAGGGTCCCTTTGTGGCTCTCCGTGCGGCACGCCCTGGCCGACCGGCTGGTGTACCGCAAAATCCGCGCTGCCTTCGGTGGCAATCTGCGCGGTAGCGTCTCGGGCAGTGCCGCCCTCGCGCCTGATATCGGCTACTTCTTCGCCGGCGCCGGCGTGCCAGTCCTCGAAGGCTACGGTCTGACCGAGACCAGCGCCGCCTGCACCGTCAACCCCGCCGACGACCTTCGCGTCGGCACCGTCGGCAAACCCCTTCCCGGGACCGAGGTCCGCATCGCCGACGACGGCGAGATCCTTCTCCGAGGCCCCGGAATCATGCGCGGCTACCACAACCTTCCGGAGAAGACCGACGAGGTACTGGAGAGCGACGGCTGGTTCCACACCGGCGACATCGGCGAGGTCGACGGCGACGGCTTCGTCCGGATCACCGACCGCAAGAAGGACCTGTTCAAGACCTCGGGCGGCAAGTACGTGGCTCCCACGGAGATCGAGGGGCGCTTCAAGGCCGTCTGCCCGTTCGTGAGCAACGTGCTGGTCATCGGCAACGGCCGCAACTACTGCACCGCTCTGATCGCCCTGGACGAGACCGTCATCATGCCGTGGGCGGCATCCCACGACCTCGAAGGCCGCAGCTACGCGGAGGTCGTCTCGTCACCGCAGGTGCACGAGTTGATCGACGGCTTCGTGCAGCGTGTCAACGGCGAACTGCAGCGGTGGCAGACCATCAAGAAGTTCTCGGTACTGCCGCGCGACCTCGACGTCGAGCACGGTGAGCTCACCCCCAGCCTCAAGGTCAAGCGGCCTGTCGTGGAGCGCGAGTACACCAAGGCCATCGAGGCCATGTACGAGGGTTCCCGCGAGGCGTGA
- a CDS encoding DUF475 domain-containing protein — translation MILRTFGWSFAVTAGGLAFAAWQWGWEAFGVVLILSILEISLSFDNAVVNAGILKKMNAFWQRIFLTVGILIAVFGMRLVFPVVIVAISAKVGPVEAVQLALDDPNRYEDLVTDAHPAIAAFGGMFLLMIFLDFILEDRDIKWLAWLERPLARLGKVDMLSVCVALIVLLATAMAFATHAHVSTGHADKSATVLLSGVAGLVTYLVVGGLSGYFEDKLEEEEEHAHEEEEKARAEGKPVSAVALAGKAAFFLFLYLEVLDASFSFDGVIGAFAITNHIFWMALGLGIGAMYVRSLTVYLVREGTLDDYVYLEHGAHYAIGALAAILLVTIRHEISEIITGLVGVFLIAASFLSSVRRNKTLRATQGTAAASGGKTEVSSGV, via the coding sequence ATGATCTTGAGGACATTCGGCTGGTCGTTCGCCGTAACAGCGGGCGGTCTTGCCTTCGCCGCGTGGCAGTGGGGATGGGAGGCGTTCGGGGTCGTCCTGATCCTGTCGATCCTGGAGATCTCGCTGTCCTTCGACAACGCGGTGGTCAATGCCGGGATCCTGAAGAAGATGAACGCCTTCTGGCAGCGGATCTTCCTCACCGTCGGCATCCTGATCGCGGTGTTCGGCATGCGGCTGGTGTTCCCGGTCGTGATCGTCGCCATCAGCGCCAAGGTCGGCCCCGTCGAGGCGGTGCAGCTCGCCCTCGACGACCCGAACCGCTACGAGGACCTGGTCACCGACGCCCACCCGGCGATCGCCGCCTTCGGCGGTATGTTCCTGCTGATGATCTTCCTGGACTTCATCCTCGAGGACCGGGACATCAAGTGGCTGGCCTGGCTGGAACGCCCGCTCGCCAGACTCGGCAAGGTCGACATGCTCTCGGTGTGCGTCGCGTTGATCGTACTGCTGGCCACCGCGATGGCCTTCGCCACCCACGCCCACGTCAGCACGGGCCACGCGGACAAGTCCGCCACCGTGCTGCTCTCCGGCGTCGCCGGACTGGTCACCTACCTCGTCGTGGGCGGCCTGTCCGGGTACTTCGAGGACAAACTCGAAGAGGAGGAGGAGCACGCACACGAGGAGGAAGAGAAGGCCAGGGCCGAGGGCAAACCGGTCTCGGCGGTCGCCCTCGCCGGCAAGGCCGCGTTCTTCCTCTTCCTGTACCTGGAAGTGCTGGACGCGTCATTCTCCTTCGACGGGGTGATCGGCGCCTTCGCCATCACCAACCACATCTTCTGGATGGCCCTCGGCCTGGGCATCGGCGCGATGTACGTCCGTTCACTGACGGTCTACCTGGTCCGCGAGGGCACCCTGGACGACTACGTCTACCTGGAGCACGGCGCCCACTACGCGATCGGTGCGCTTGCCGCGATCCTGCTGGTGACGATCCGACACGAGATCAGCGAGATCATCACCGGCCTGGTCGGCGTGTTCCTGATCGCGGCCTCCTTCCTGTCCTCCGTACGCCGCAACAAGACACTCCGGGCGACACAGGGAACAGCCGCGGCCTCTGGTGGGAAGACCGAAGTCTCGTCCGGGGTCTGA
- a CDS encoding ATP-binding protein — MVNFHREPLRRGFTLSAGDETVPTARRLVLSTVRDWGLPLPDETLDDLALLSGEVIANALRHATGPYSAVVSWTRARLRVEVADTARPFPASHGGGPYAESGRGLLLVAALAADWGSTPTATGKTVWFEVAPHAPTSHLDRLAS; from the coding sequence ATGGTGAACTTCCACAGAGAACCCCTGCGCCGCGGATTCACCCTCAGCGCGGGGGACGAGACCGTTCCCACGGCTCGTCGGCTCGTCCTGTCGACGGTCCGTGACTGGGGTCTGCCGCTTCCGGACGAGACGCTGGATGACCTGGCGCTGCTCTCCGGCGAGGTGATCGCCAACGCGCTGCGGCACGCCACCGGCCCGTACAGCGCCGTCGTGAGCTGGACGAGGGCCCGGCTGCGGGTGGAGGTGGCCGACACGGCTCGCCCTTTCCCGGCCTCGCATGGTGGCGGGCCGTACGCCGAGAGCGGCCGCGGCCTGTTGCTGGTCGCGGCTCTGGCGGCCGACTGGGGCAGTACACCCACGGCCACGGGAAAGACCGTTTGGTTCGAGGTAGCACCCCACGCGCCCACAAGCCATCTCGACCGGCTGGCGTCGTGA